In the genome of Fibrobacter sp., one region contains:
- a CDS encoding SDR family NAD(P)-dependent oxidoreductase: MARKTQAVLITGGAKRLGLCFARKALEMGYSVIVHYRSSLYDAKIVLFKSAKHKDKVFFVKHDLSTSPETLIDKCSDLPVDLCGLVNNASLFTTGNLQKPDHLEEILRVNVIAPLRLSTRFCELAGKGWIINITDSNISRPNHNFQNYRISKLFLEEITRQQAFLFAPSIRVNAIAPGAMLPSDAENTQYFHSLSEKIPLGKTGDLRSLTDTFEFLVNTPYLTGEVIRVDGGWHLSA, from the coding sequence ATGGCCAGAAAAACTCAGGCAGTTCTGATCACCGGCGGGGCGAAAAGACTGGGACTTTGTTTTGCCCGTAAAGCTTTAGAGATGGGCTATTCGGTAATCGTTCACTATCGAAGCAGTCTTTACGACGCAAAGATAGTTCTGTTTAAGTCAGCGAAACATAAAGACAAAGTATTCTTTGTTAAACATGATCTAAGCACTTCTCCGGAAACTCTCATCGACAAGTGCTCCGATCTGCCTGTTGATTTATGCGGACTGGTCAACAATGCTTCTCTTTTCACAACAGGGAACCTGCAGAAACCGGATCATCTGGAGGAGATTCTCAGGGTAAATGTTATCGCACCTCTGAGACTCTCAACTCGGTTCTGCGAACTGGCCGGCAAAGGATGGATCATAAATATCACAGATTCCAATATCAGCAGACCCAACCACAATTTCCAGAATTACCGCATTTCCAAGCTTTTTCTGGAGGAGATCACCCGTCAGCAGGCATTCCTTTTCGCCCCATCAATAAGGGTAAATGCCATCGCTCCCGGAGCTATGCTCCCATCAGATGCAGAAAACACACAATATTTTCACTCCCTTTCCGAAAAAATTCCTCTGGGAAAAACCGGAGACCTGCGCTCTTTGACAGACACTTTCGAGTTTCTTGTGAACACACCCTATCTTACTGGTGAGGTAATAAGAGTAGATGGCGGATGGCACCTCAGTGCCTGA
- a CDS encoding tetratricopeptide repeat protein: MSCFVKPYLSTIFLVLVVFAGQSFSDATFDNLMASKKYKEALDYAEEKIPPSDRDAMIWIKMGQANDALGMTEKALACYLVSWRMNPNDYNALLGAAKVYNKLGQPDNAINMAKKALEKNFTAEASWEYARACIALNRAPEAKKALEKVLQADSGNTIANRELGNIYYNEKSWARAIPLLKKIYKSAPDGELAYRIGKCYVESGVADSALAYLKIARDKGGRTDVSLELARAYYGQKNYKSAAAEYDKVAGADMTAKDFYKMGVSIEKNGDKAAALNSFKSAVIRFGSSTDNEALLARERVARAKLSERDFKGAVEDLQFIVRADSKGTVVPEIYFLLAEAYQGLGDKNKAISSLEKAISLNSRNIEAYARLADLYQNNGMADKAKATYEAMMGLSPNDPKVYLILGQYNIKSGKYNEALSLLEKSNSIRKSASALEGIAIAASRLKNFDKAREAAKQAIALDAGSWDARVVLVDILMKDKNYKAAQEHLEKIVEKEAYDLNYLEQLATCYDQNGNQEKLLELDKKIATLNRRNIDSRLRLARYADKKNDVETALAYYRELTELTPKSPEVFRRLYELSLKKGNRRDVVTYMRKYLELKPDDADGYRDLGDVLYEQKDFDGALEAYRTALKVNPSVKGFYKRYAEIVIAKGQQDEVITTLTKVINAGEADLGTYTTLGMIFQKKKIYGKAVEMYQKALQLDPSNVDALSALASCQAANGDLNGAVISYEQAVMMNTGATEELKELGEIYLKLGREEEGIKTLKKYLDKKPDDPKAALLVGKYFFEKKEYADAEKYLALSLSSASSEQKLMYAEAAFNAGKYKEAIKELEGLKMDKKIKGAMQRNVYKMLAESYEKDGKQDEVAARAYGNYLALPGVRDEDAAYKQAFLQEKSNPAAAVKLYESNIKVYSTDYRNFLRLGLIYSEKKETLSKAVPMLKRVTDLAASMPAVWLELGRVYGKIGKEDEELQAYRRYSETDPQNLEANKRIGILLMRKGLVNEALVYLEISNTHQPDDPVVMSMLAKGYIKTNRSNEAIELLKKAKEAKKDDPDIRFMLFELYQKLGQNDKAQEEIKALVDMKREPRYLMLYAEALLIQGKHKEAENTVEDILAVDPENIDALLIKARILTSRKKYDEAIEVFKEISFINPEHPKALYLRAETHFLQSKPQWAETFYKRALRADPKFALAELGLAKIAKLRKDTAGYKEHLEAARKLDPDNEQIQEEIKKSR, translated from the coding sequence ATGTCTTGTTTTGTTAAGCCTTATTTATCGACAATATTTCTGGTTTTGGTAGTCTTTGCAGGTCAAAGTTTTTCCGATGCGACGTTTGACAACCTGATGGCATCAAAGAAGTACAAGGAAGCACTTGACTATGCAGAAGAAAAAATTCCGCCATCAGACCGCGATGCCATGATCTGGATTAAGATGGGGCAGGCCAATGATGCCTTGGGGATGACTGAGAAGGCACTGGCTTGCTATCTAGTCTCCTGGAGAATGAACCCCAACGATTACAATGCTCTTCTTGGTGCCGCAAAAGTGTATAACAAGCTCGGTCAGCCCGATAATGCCATTAACATGGCAAAAAAGGCGCTGGAGAAGAATTTCACTGCTGAGGCCAGTTGGGAATATGCCCGTGCCTGTATTGCTCTTAACAGGGCACCGGAAGCAAAGAAAGCGCTTGAGAAAGTGCTTCAGGCTGATTCAGGAAACACGATTGCCAACAGGGAATTAGGGAATATTTACTACAATGAAAAATCATGGGCCAGGGCGATTCCTCTTCTGAAAAAGATTTACAAATCCGCACCTGATGGAGAGCTTGCCTACAGGATAGGTAAGTGTTATGTAGAGTCAGGAGTTGCAGATTCAGCACTGGCATACCTGAAGATAGCCCGGGATAAAGGTGGAAGAACAGATGTTTCTCTTGAGCTTGCCAGGGCCTATTATGGGCAGAAAAACTACAAATCAGCTGCAGCAGAGTACGATAAGGTCGCTGGAGCCGACATGACCGCAAAGGATTTTTACAAAATGGGTGTCTCCATTGAAAAGAACGGGGATAAAGCAGCTGCTTTGAATTCCTTTAAGAGTGCGGTTATCCGGTTCGGCTCATCAACGGATAACGAAGCCTTACTGGCAAGGGAGAGGGTAGCACGTGCAAAGCTGAGTGAGCGTGATTTCAAAGGGGCAGTCGAGGATTTACAGTTTATTGTCAGGGCTGATTCTAAAGGAACTGTCGTTCCTGAGATCTACTTTCTTCTTGCTGAAGCCTATCAGGGGCTTGGAGATAAAAACAAGGCGATATCAAGCCTCGAGAAGGCTATTTCTTTAAACAGCAGGAATATTGAAGCCTATGCCAGACTTGCTGATCTTTACCAGAATAACGGGATGGCTGACAAGGCGAAGGCAACTTATGAGGCAATGATGGGGCTTAGCCCGAACGACCCTAAAGTATATCTGATTCTTGGACAGTACAATATCAAATCCGGTAAGTATAATGAAGCGCTTTCGTTGCTGGAAAAAAGCAATTCTATCCGCAAGAGTGCTTCCGCACTTGAGGGAATAGCAATAGCAGCTTCCAGGCTTAAAAATTTCGATAAAGCCAGAGAGGCTGCGAAGCAGGCAATCGCCCTGGATGCCGGAAGCTGGGATGCGCGGGTTGTACTTGTTGATATCCTGATGAAAGACAAAAACTACAAGGCTGCTCAGGAGCATCTGGAAAAAATCGTTGAGAAAGAGGCTTACGATCTTAATTATCTGGAACAGCTGGCTACCTGTTATGATCAGAATGGCAATCAGGAAAAACTGCTGGAACTTGACAAAAAAATAGCGACTCTCAATCGCAGGAATATCGATTCCAGGTTGAGGCTTGCACGTTATGCAGACAAGAAAAACGATGTGGAGACAGCGCTTGCTTATTACAGAGAGCTCACTGAACTGACACCGAAGTCTCCGGAGGTGTTCCGGAGACTTTATGAATTATCCCTTAAAAAGGGAAACAGAAGAGATGTAGTTACCTACATGAGGAAGTATCTGGAACTTAAGCCCGATGATGCTGATGGCTACAGGGATCTGGGTGACGTACTTTACGAACAAAAAGATTTTGACGGGGCGCTGGAAGCGTACAGGACAGCCCTGAAGGTTAATCCCTCTGTGAAGGGATTTTACAAGAGGTATGCGGAAATAGTTATAGCCAAGGGACAGCAGGATGAGGTGATCACTACTCTTACCAAAGTCATAAATGCCGGGGAAGCTGATCTGGGGACATATACCACTCTTGGGATGATCTTTCAGAAAAAGAAAATTTATGGTAAGGCTGTCGAGATGTATCAGAAGGCTCTTCAACTCGATCCATCCAATGTTGATGCTCTTTCTGCACTGGCTTCTTGTCAGGCTGCAAACGGGGATCTCAATGGGGCGGTGATATCGTATGAGCAGGCAGTGATGATGAACACCGGAGCAACTGAAGAGTTGAAGGAACTGGGAGAGATTTATCTGAAACTGGGCAGAGAGGAAGAGGGAATAAAGACTTTAAAGAAATACCTGGATAAGAAACCTGATGATCCCAAAGCTGCTTTGCTTGTTGGTAAATACTTCTTTGAGAAGAAAGAGTATGCAGATGCTGAAAAATATCTGGCTCTTTCGTTAAGCAGTGCCTCAAGTGAACAGAAGTTGATGTATGCGGAGGCTGCTTTCAATGCAGGAAAGTACAAAGAAGCCATAAAGGAGCTTGAGGGCCTGAAAATGGATAAGAAGATTAAAGGTGCGATGCAGCGCAATGTTTACAAGATGCTTGCAGAGTCGTATGAAAAAGATGGTAAGCAGGATGAGGTGGCTGCAAGGGCTTATGGTAACTATCTGGCTCTTCCCGGGGTCAGGGATGAGGATGCTGCATACAAACAGGCGTTTTTACAGGAAAAAAGTAATCCCGCGGCAGCAGTGAAATTATACGAATCAAATATCAAGGTGTATTCTACCGACTATCGTAATTTCCTTCGCCTGGGTCTTATTTATTCCGAGAAAAAGGAAACGCTTTCCAAGGCAGTTCCTATGCTTAAGAGAGTGACTGATCTGGCTGCATCGATGCCTGCGGTCTGGCTTGAGCTTGGTAGAGTTTATGGCAAAATAGGCAAGGAAGATGAGGAGCTTCAGGCTTACAGAAGATACTCTGAAACGGATCCTCAGAACCTTGAGGCAAACAAAAGAATTGGAATTCTGCTCATGCGTAAGGGACTGGTAAATGAGGCATTGGTTTATCTTGAGATCAGCAACACTCATCAGCCGGATGATCCTGTTGTGATGTCGATGCTGGCCAAAGGGTATATAAAGACAAATCGCAGCAATGAGGCAATAGAGCTTCTGAAAAAGGCTAAAGAGGCGAAAAAGGACGATCCTGATATCAGATTTATGCTGTTTGAGCTTTATCAGAAACTGGGTCAGAATGACAAAGCACAGGAGGAGATAAAAGCTCTGGTAGATATGAAACGGGAGCCAAGGTATCTTATGCTTTACGCTGAAGCTCTCCTGATTCAGGGAAAGCACAAGGAAGCGGAAAACACAGTGGAGGATATTCTGGCTGTTGATCCAGAAAATATCGATGCACTTCTGATAAAGGCCAGGATTTTAACCAGCCGTAAGAAATATGATGAGGCTATTGAGGTTTTTAAGGAGATATCCTTTATCAACCCTGAGCATCCGAAGGCTCTATATCTCAGAGCAGAGACTCATTTTCTGCAATCAAAACCTCAGTGGGCAGAGACATTTTACAAGCGTGCACTGAGGGCTGATC